Proteins found in one Zea mays cultivar B73 chromosome 1, Zm-B73-REFERENCE-NAM-5.0, whole genome shotgun sequence genomic segment:
- the LOC103640730 gene encoding uncharacterized protein, with translation MESLKSLVLSSSSDDSDDEIDTLLLAQHVDHLVQGDTSTRRSRSSLPRRVIHRDHTAGENLIKHHYFGPNPVYPSHVFRRRFRMHRPLFLRILRAVQREDEYFTIRCDATGLAGLGPLQKVCAALRILAYGLPTDAVDEYIQIGQTTARDCLIRFCRAIISSFSERYLRIPNHDDIARILRVNADRGFPGMLGSIDCMHWEWRNCPTAWRGQFCGRNSRPTMILEAVAGYDLWIWHAFFGMPGTNNDLNVLHRSPVFDPLRNGTMPPVHFTINGTTYNFGYYLADGIYPNWPTFVKAIRHAFEEKKVHFTTRQESCRKDIERAFGVLQARWAVLRGPAYGWDRNHLAEMMTACIIMHNMIVEDEGDGAVNVDFIGPSGPPEPCNNTGEGRNEWLNNHIRSELPNDPDEDITCQATYLSLQHNLIEHLWARRGSMG, from the exons ATGGAGTCATTGAAAAGCCTTGTGTTGTCCTCGTCATCCGACGATTCCGACGATGAGATTGATACCTTGTTGCTTGCCCAACATGTTGACCACCTTGTACAAGGAGACACGAGCACACGCCGTAGCCGCTCCTCATTGCCTCGCCGAGTTATCCATAGGGACCACACTGCTGGAGAAAATCTCATCAAACATCACTACTTCGGACCTAATCCTGTGTATCCATCACATGTTTTTCGTCGAAG GTTTCGGATGCATCGTCCTTTGTTCCTACGTATCCTTCGTGCCGTTCAGCGAGAAGACGAATACTTTACTATTCGTTGTGATGCAACAGGTTTAGCAGGGCTTGGTCCATTGCAAAAAGTATGTGCTGCATTGCGTATCCTTGCGTACGGGTTACCAACCGATGCGGTAGATGAGTACATACAGATTGGACAGACTACCGCTAGGGACTGCCTTATCCGTTTTTGTCGCGCAATCATATCTTCCTTTAGCGAACGATACCTTCGTATCCCTAACCACGACGACATTGCTCGCATACTACGTGTAAACGCCGACAGGGGGTTTCCTGGTATGCTAGGCTCTATCGATTGTATGCATTGGGAATGGCGCAACTGTCCTACTGCATGGCGCGGACAGTTTTGTGGGCGAAATTCGAGGCCAACAATGATACTAGAGGCAGTCGCTGGGTACGATTTGTGGATTTGGCATGCCTTCTTTGGAATGCCTGGTACCAACAATGATCTCAACGTGCTTCATCGCTCACCTGTGTTTGATCCGTTACGTAATGGGACGATGCCACCAGTGCACTTCACTATTAATGGGACTACTTACAATTTCGGATACTACTTAGCAGATGGCATATATCCAAATTGGCCTACCTTTGTAAAAGCTATTCGCCACGCATTTGAGGAGAAAAAGGTTCACTTTACAACCAGGCAAGAGAGTTGTCGAAAAGACATTGAGCGAGCATTTGGAGTTTTGCAGGCTAGGTGGGCTGTTCTACGTGGACCTGCTTATGGTTGGGATCGTAATCACCTCGCAGAGATGATGACTGCTTGCATTattatgcacaacatgattgtcgAGGACGAAGGAGATGGTGCAGTTAATGTCGACTTCATTGGCCCCTCTGGGCCGCCTGAACCGTGCAACAATACTGGTGAGGGCCGCAACGAGTGGTTGAACAAT